In the genome of Falco naumanni isolate bFalNau1 chromosome 5, bFalNau1.pat, whole genome shotgun sequence, the window CAGCTGTAAGTACACTTATATATCTTAAGTGCAAGGAAATGCTAGTAAGTCTGAagtgtgttttttggtttgtattcTTGAGGTTTTagttatgaaaattaatttccaatcTATTCTGCAGTGACCATTTGTTGCTGCTCAGTAATTTGTAACTGCTGGTGGTATTCAGTATGTCATGGGCTTCCTTAACTTCACTAATACAAACAAAAGTAGATAAGCCTATTTTGTACCAGTATTTTACACTATGCATCCGGTCCTGACATTTGGTATGAAGAGACCATAGCgtttcaaaaaagaaagaagaggaaaagcagatggctGCATCTTTAAACAGGTCAGAGAGCAAACAGTTTCCTCAACATTACAATCCCGTTGTTGTCTGAGGCACTTTGgagactttttgttttcttctggagtGAAAGGTAAATGTAGAATCATTCATTCATGAAAACAGTGATCTCTAgctaaaataattacatttattctttctacctttttcttttgaaggaagAACAACATGCTAATACATCAGCCAACTACGACGTGGAGCTGCTTCATCACAAAGAGGCACATGTTGACTTTTTAAAGAGTGGTAAGTAGAAAGAGTCCTCTAAAAGTAGCTTTTGGTCAGCCCGCTGGAACTATTCACAGAGAAAGATTGTGAGCTTCAAACTGATGTAAATTTCAGGCATGGTTAGCATATTTCCAGTTATTTCTTAAAACCCAAGAACTTGATTTGTAATGTTTGCATTGGAGTTTTACTCATTACTggcatatttttatatagtaaTAAGGATATAATGATGAAAAAACAGGTCAAATTCGTGAGACATGTTTTCACATGTTCAGTATATTTGCGTGAGATTTGAGGGGCATGTCAACTTCTTATTGAGATATAAAAGTTAGATGAGAGACCAGATGTGcagttatttttacaaaaaaaaagtacctcTTGTGGGTATTTGTGGAAAATTATTGCTTGCACAGTTGAACTTTTAATCTGTCAAGTAATAATAGTTGACATCACTTACGTTCCATAAGCCTGTTTATGACACtaactgctttggaaaagacAGTAGTTACTTGGGTTTTGAGCTTTCTTGTTGTATTTGAAGTACCTAGTATCCTTTTTGTAAATTTGGAATTATTGCCTAGTATTCCTCTCAGGTAAATTTTTAATACCTGAATAAATTTAATAAACACAGCAGTAAGTCTTACGCAAAAtgattttattcagaaaacagTGCTTGATGTAAACTTTTGTTAGTAAGTCAGGCTAAAAACTCTTAATCAGTAGAATTATAAGCAAAGCCAAGCAGTGAAAAAACCCTCAGCCTGTGCCATTGTGTGATGGAGTACTCTAGACTGTATGCTGAAGTCTCATCTGAAGCTTTTAAAGGCTTGTATATGCTTTGTTGTCTTACTGCATTGATTGTCATTTCTGTTAATATGATTCAGTACCATTAAAAGCATAGGCGGATGCACTAGTGTGTAGAATATGTGTATTTAGATACAGGCTGTAGAGACTTGTTTTACTAGCCCAAAtgatacataattttaaagcataGTAGAAAGTTGATCACGGAAGTATTCACAAAGTGGTGAACAAGTAAGTTATTTACATCAGTTATTTAGGAGAGAGtggatatttcttttctgaagtttgaaaTTATACAGTCCGTAAGTAGCCATTTTTGGgagtttgtgctttttttttcctcacaaaggGATTACCATTACTTTGAGAAGTAGGTAACTCATTATCATCTACAAGTACTGTGCTCCATACTTAAGTGGAGTGTATGATTAAAGattgaggaaaaaagaataggATGTTACAGTCATGAATTCAGACTCACTTGAACTTGCGTTACCGTGTTGAAAGCATAAAATTTTATTACAAGGGTTCAGAAAGTTTTGTAATACCTGCTGGTTGAAGGAGTAAGTCTGCTAGTGAAAGCCCTCCAACTGCAGTTCctctttagatttttttccatcagaagaATTTTGAGAGGAGAAAGTCTATTCGTAGATCCTGTAAATACTggtttctcttattttttaaaaaatctttcagctGTAATACCTCTAGTGCTAGGAAAGTAGGAATTCAGTTACATTGAACTTACTTCTGTAAAATGTTGCTGAAGAATTTTTAgattaaataaatttatcttttgGATATTTTGAGACACTTTctaaaacaatttattttaatttaactgaaaaaatcaaCTTTTGCAAGCTACCTGCATGATTAATAAACAAATCAAATACATCTTTTGTGAGTAACTCTTtgacatgaaataaaagaaaacttcttaCCTGAAAGATTAAATTAAGCCCTAACATATTACATACAATGCTGCATGTTGATGTATGTCTCATTCCTCCCAATCATTGCAGATTTGAGCATATTAAGTGACTGTGCTACTCTAATTCTGAAACTTTGTGCAAAACTCAGTTAATTCTTTCCTGAGATAATGTGAGTCAAAGGTCATGAAGAGTCGCAAAACTCACTAGTAGAAATGTAGCTTTAATGTATTAAGGAGTATGGATAATGTCTGTTGTAAGGCCTTCAGGTGGTTTTTACCAGACCATTTATCAGTGAGATGTTATATGGAAGTACTgtaatgataaaatatttatgaccAGTAAAATATGTTGGAAGATGTTCAGATTGAATCTGACATAGCAAAGGTGCTGGATGATAAGATCAAATACTACTTTTCCCCCAAAAGCCCAGTTTGTCAAATGTGCCTTTAGATCAGTTTCAGTTTTGACTTTGGGATATAATATGTACAGGAAATGATCAGCTCTAACACTTGCTAAGGGTTCCAGTTTGTGTGGAAGATGAAAAAGGATATTGTTTTAAAGTCCTAggcattttagaagaaaaaagttgcCTGTTACAGATAAAACATATCTATAATCTTCTAAATATTGAATCAAACCAATGGAACATACTCTGGAGCTGCAGTATTTTGTTTGCTGAattggtttttaaaatacatgcaatagctgctgattttaaaaggtgttttttttttttcaactgccACTGCTAATAACTTTTTTTGCGTAAGTTAGATATCgaagtttttaaaattagattacATTTTGTATATGCTCATGTTATAAGTATTTTGTGCCTTAAAAGTTTTATAGAGATTTTTTgctgtaataaataaaatattgttgaTCACACACTTTTTATTGCAGGTGATAATCATATAGGTGGCAACAGCAGAGAAGGCACATTTAAAGAAACTGTAACGTTAAAATGGTGTACTCCTCGAACAAATAGTGTGGGTAGGTAACACTGTATCGTACGAAACCTGTATCATGACTTGTGTTGAACACTGTTCTCTCTGTACACTGATAAGAATCTGAACAAGGAGGTAATTCACTTCTTGTTAGTGctggttttactttttgctCGGTAAACGTCGCTGCTGAGCACGCCCTGCTTTACTAACGGTCATATGATGCTCTCTTGATCTTGGCTAATCAGTGGCTTTGTAAGAGGTGAGAGGGgtagtaatatttttcttggtgGCTTTTTTCAATCTCCTCTTAAGTATCATGAAGTTGTTCCTTGGCCACAATGTTCAGTAATTATTTGCCCCTCCCATGGGACCAAGTATACCTTGTCAGTTCTACAGTGGTGTATTTTTAACATAGCAACTTTGAGACATTGAGTCTTTTTTGGGTTTAGTTCTTGGGgggggtgtgtatgtgtgtaaggaaattaaatgtatgCAGTGATACTATCAGTAGACTAGTCCCTATATATTAACTTTCAAATCTGAGTAAGAGAGAGAGAGCTCTACCCAAATCCGAGTAGGGGAGAGGAAGGCACAGAAGACTTTGCGGTAACAATGACACCACCTGGCCATTCAGCTGGTACACCCTGTAGACTATCAGCAAGATACAGTGACTGTGAGCCAGCAGATTAAAAATAGAGGTAAGGGAAATAAAAGGAGGCTGACTCAACAGCGAAGTAATTCAGGAGATAAAGAACTGGAGGTCCTGCTGGAAATAGGGCTTGGGGATGTATTATGTTCTTAGAGCTGAGGGTACATGAATAATTGCAAGGAGGTGGTGAAAGGAGCAGATTTTTAGATTGAGACAGCTAAACTTTTAGTTCTGCTGACCATGGAATAgctgcctccttttcttttgtggGATGTTTTCTATGTATGTGGAACTACACTCAGCTTTTCTACTcgtttatttttcagaattacacTACTGCACTGGAGCATACAGAATTTCACCAGTAGATGTAAATAGCAGACCTTCTTCATGCCTTACTAACTTCCTCCTTAATGGTAAGTTTGTGTCCTTGGctaattatttaacattttaattgttaATATTGTGAATAGAGCACTTTCCACCTTTTGGTTTGTATAGCAGTAGATGCCTATATACTGTAAAGATATTGAGTTTATTCTAACCTGTCAAAATAGCAAAGAAAGTTAAGTGTACTCAGAGtcaaatgaaatgtgttttgaaactTGAAGATAAGAGGAAAGATGTAAAGAAGGAGCAAGTATTGATTCTGGTAGTTCTTTTCTGAATGCAAATGAAGAATGGCTTTCACTTTATGCTGTTAGGAAACACTGCTCTTGGTAGGTGATAGTGCACTCAATCACAGTGCTTACTTTGACTGTTGTAAAATATTAGCAATTTAAGACTATATGCCTGATTTTTAGCAGATGCTGGGAAGCCTCAGAAAGCTCTTTTAACTGGGTTATGAGCAACTTAAGTATGTTGGTCAATTGAGGCAGACATACCTATGTGTACTGCTAGGTTAGATTTAGTTATCTTTTGGCTTATCTGCAAGATCTTGCCTATTGCAATGAATAATCTTGCTGTAAGAGATTGCCatttaaatacatgttaaaaTGATAAACCAAAGCTGTTACTTCCAAAGGAGTAATATGTTGTCAGTGTTAGTTACATGTGGGGATTTCtacattttggaaacaaaattgCATTACAAGCATCCTTTTAATGGGATGTTTTCTTCAGTCATGTCATTTGCACATCTAAATAAATGTGCAGTGGTTTTATTAAACACCatattgtgtattttttctccaaagatCATGTGCTGAAAAAGTACTTCTTATTAATAGAAATGGTTAGAACCAAAATTAGCAGCATATTTCAGATAACCACTCTCTTCTGATCTTCTGTTTTTGCTTCCTTATAACAAACTACTTGGAGAATGCACCCTTTTATGCTTAGTGTATTTTACTGGAAATAAGACAAAGGCAGTCTTATTTTCCTGCCTGAAAAACGATACCCATTTTAAGCATTAACAAATAGTATCAATTGATCCTTGTATACTCAAGTAGGCTATTTTGTGACTTTTTAGAAATTGCTTTTAATGTGAGAGATTTTCTGCAGTAGGGCCAAGTAAGTTTAGTACACAACACAAtctgtaataattaaaaacagcaAACTGCCCTTAAACAATATACGATTTTAATGTttcacaaatacatatttttcctaGGAATAATGTTCTGCAAAGTGATTGGTTCATCCAGGAGAAAGGCTTTTTTGATCTTTCTGAGTAAAATTTAAGTGCATATGACACTACTGTGTTTACATGTTTACACATGTTCTGTGTAAAGACATGGGATAAATAATCAAAGTAGATAACTTTCTTATTGAGCTAGATGAAAACACAACTTTAATGGTTTCAGAGTCTTGCTGGCTAGGTACAAACCTTTAGTGTGTATATGtgggttttaatttaaaattgcagCACAAAGTAACTGTTGAAACTGATCTCGTTTCCAACAGGTCGTTCTGTTTTATTGGAACAGCCACGCAAGTCTGGCTCTAAAGTAATTAGTCACATGCTTAGCAGCCACGGAGGAGaaatttttctgcatgttttaagCAGCTCACGATCAATTCTAGAAGATCCTCCATCAATTAGCGAAGGATGTGGTGGAAGAGTCACGGACTACCGGATTACAGtaagattcttatttttttttctgaagttgttgCTTATCTTAGTTGACAAGAGATGTAGTCCAATAGATGTATAAAGGGAATGTTGGTACATTTTGTGGAGAGCTGGAGTAGATTGCATGATCAAACTGTTcttctttgtgctgctgatACATATTTAGTACAAAGTAGTACATCTGCTTATTGTTACGCCTGCTTCCTAGAATCCTTTCTGTGTCAAGGAATTACTTGCCTCCTTATGCACTATGAGCATTTAAAATTTGCTCTGATTCtagaattacatttttcttggcAAGTTTTTTCCCTGGGCTGGAAACACATAGGACTATATCCTGCTTATTGTCAGAAGGATAGATTGCACATTGAgtggtttgtacaataaatagaaaagatgAAGTTGTCAGCTTTGAGCCCTGGATATGGAGCAGACAACCAGCTGTCATTCAtctttgttgttttcctgtattattTCAACCCATCCTTTATATCTCTTTTAAACAAGTAGAAATGTCTTccagaaaaaacccaataaaactCCTAGCATATGTGAAGTACCTTGCAGATCGAGAAGGCCTCCTCATCAAAAACCTTGCATCTATTTTTAACACATACTTttatacaattatttttgtgtttgccCCAAATAATGTACAACTGAAAGCTAGAAACAGGACTCTGCTTGTTAGAGTCAAATGTAGCAGTGGGGATGGTACACAGTTAGTGATAAGCAAGACTAGGCTGTTTCGCCCGTTCagtgaaaattactttcttagAGAAATGCCTAATTGTATCTTGTTTGGTTATCATTAGGATTTTGGTGAATTTATGAGGGAAAACCGATTAACTCCTTTTCTAGAGCCCAGATATAAGATCGATGGAAGTCTTGAAATTCCACTGGAACGTGCAAAAGATCAGTTAGAGAAACATACTCGTTACTGGCCTATGATTATTTCGCAGACTACCATCTTCAATATGCAAGCTGTAAGTCACTTGGGGTTTGTAACCTTTTATTCTGTTGTAGATTTAAGTTTCACCTTGTACTTGATGAAGTATTAATTCTATTTTAGGGTAAAGCACTCAcaacaaaatcagtttttcagctttttttttcactgaaatactcTGTATTTAATGTCAATAGATTATTGGAGTGCCATCTAAATAGGGTGGAATATTTGAACCTGACAGCTACAGTGCTGGTGGGCAAAGAAAATGTGCATCTGCTTATACTTGCTCAGAGTTATCACTAAACTGAGCATAAGAtggggtggttttgttgtgtgttgTTCCATGGTTCCATtgcctttgatttctttcttcttcctgtttctctcGTCATCTGCAGATTTGCTCGTTGTTGACTTTTGTTTTGTCTTACAGGTAGTGCCGTTAGCCAGTGTAATTGTAAAAGAAGCAATGACTGATGAGGATGTTCTGAATTGTCAAAAAACAATATACAATTTGGTAGACATGGAGAGGAAAAATGATCCGCTGCCAATTTCAACAGTTGGTACCAGAGGAAAGGGTCCAAAAAGGTTACATGCATATGTCTTTCTGTTGATGCTGggatttttctcagaaatactCTATTGACATTGTTTTCAttccaaatttttaaaatttggccAAAGTGTGATATGTAGTAAACTAAATGCTGTGAATACTTTGCCTACACCATTTAGGGGCTGTCACAGTACTGATATTGAtgtatattaagaaaaaaaaccccatcgTTTTATTACCCCAAAATTATGAGTATGTtaagaaatatgaaagcaaAGATAGTCATcaagaaaggtaaaaaattGATACAAGCTAGGACAGAGAAAGTggaataatttcaaattaataaaaaggaaagcttaAGCGTATTTTGTAGATGAGCAATGCTTTAAAATTGGATTATACTAGAATAGTCAAATCCTTTTGAAATGGTTACTTAAAATATGGGCTACTCCTTTAAAACAAGGATAGAATATCCTGGTATCTCAGTCATTGTGATGTGTACGTTGTATTTCCAAGAACGGGctgaaaagaaattcagctACAGAAGATTTGGCCCACGTTGACTGGAAGTTTACAGTAGGATGGTACAAATTAAATAGTAATTAATTTGCATGTCGGTACACAAGCAGCCCTCTGCATATCCTGACGTTGCATAGGTAGCAAACACGTGAGAGGATTCAGAAGTGGTTTTTGGCAGTGAGATCTTGTGGAAGTTAAGAATTTGTTTCGGTGGACATAGCCTATTTCAATTTAAACTTAACATTTCCCAATTAACATCTGGAGTTACATGGAATGTAGTTTCAAGTTTCAAGGATGGAGTAATCCCAGGTGGATAGACAGCTAGTACAAAAGGGCAGAGAATctgttcagaattatttttggtttggggtttttgtttcttaaggtctttttttaaccttaatttATTCAATGATTTCGGTGAtcctgtatgtgtgtgtttttgtttgtttttttttctggccttgGTTAGAGATGAACAGTACCGGATTATGTGGAATGAATTGGAGACCCTTGTACGAGCACACACAAACAACTCTGAGAAACACCAGCGAGTCTTAGAATGTTTGATGGCTTGCAGAAGCAAACCCCCAGAAGAAGAGGAGCGCAAGAAACGAGGTAGAAAGAGAGAAGACAAAGAAGACAAGTCAGAGAAGTTGGGCAAAGACTATGAATCGGATAAGCCGTGGCaagaatcagaaaggtaaaTTTTCTAAAGTGAAATTAAACTGTAGCATAGTAATTTTTGTCTTGCCCTTCTTCAAAGGGGAGAGAGGAACAGTTGCAAGTTGCAATTTGGTGTGTTCATGCTTATAACCTTGGCTTACTACTAGTGAGCGTGGATCCCAAGGTTTTTTAGGTCTGTCACCGTTGCCAAGCTTGGGAAAATGGGCTTATTACAGTGTCTGCTTACGAAACTTTtcaaattaacatattttacaAGCAGTGTGGTTCTTGGACAAGTTTTTGACCACTTCACAGCGTTTTGCAGCTTGGGAAGTCACTATCGTAACCACACCACCTATTAGGCTAATTAAACTGCTTCATAGAAATAGCGTGACTTAAAAACTCGCGACAGGCAGTTATTTTCTCTTGAGCTGCAGATAGTTTAGTGTTCAGATGGATAAACAATTCAGATTGATTTGGCTTTTCTCTTCAGTTGAATGTTAGGATTGATTGTCTGTATACCTATTGTCTCTTAATGTGTTATTACTGTAAATGTTGTTACTGTAACTTGTCAAAGTGGTAAGCATCTGTCAgtctcttgtgttttctttcaaactaCTTTTCTAAAGAGatcaaaaaacccacatggTAGTAAGCTtaatttgcttgttttgtgtGTGCTATGATAATTTGGGATAGGAGGGCCTTTTCACCTACATTATTGTCACATGTTGATGACTTTTCATGCCTTTCTGTGTGTGATCAAGTCCATTCCTACAAATCCTTTTACTTTCACATGTCAAACAAAAATGGGGACTGAGATAAAAGGGATTTCGTATAGGACGGGTCTGAATTCACATAGGAAAATAGGAAACTTTTGTGGTATATTTTTATAGTCATTGTTAGTTActcttttcttcagaattcAGAATGATCAGCTGTCTCAACTACAGTATAAACGGTGCTAACAAACTTAagtgaaattgtattttaagatCCTTCCCTTAAGGCTTTATCCAGAGGATTGTTTGGCTAGTCTTCCCTATTGGTTTTTCACCATTTCCAAGGGctcaaaagaaattttcttaTCATAGGGGTTGCATATAACTTTTGAGTAGTACAGAATGGTATCAAGATTCATATGTACTGCTCTAGCatattttgctttactgttttccttccctttcaaaAAGGTTGAAAGGTCTTCTGGATCGTGAAAAAGAAGAACTAGCAGAAGCTGAAGTTATCAAAGATTCCCCTGATTCTCCTGAGCCACCCAACAAAAAGCCTCTCATTACAATGGATGAAATGCCCACAGTTGAAAAGGCAAAAGGTAAACCAGAATTGCAAcggattactttttttatagATAGAAGTTGTTCTATCagcctgtattttctgaagtaatGAGGATAATCTTGGAGTTAAAGCTAAGTCAGTGAGGATAATTCTTAATTAAACAGTGTTAATAAATTCTTGATAAATATTAACCTCAATAGGTCTGTGTAACAAGAGAGATGCCAAGATACTGTGTGGGTCTACTGATAGACACTTGGGTTGATGGAGAGCTGAACAAATTTCTGCTGGTGCTATTTGAGCTACTATGtcagaaatgctattttaagGACAGGTATCAGAAATCACTGTCTCTTGCTGACTAATGAATATAAACATGCCTGAGCAGTGTAGTTGCTGGAGTGGGCAGTTCTCACTGACTTCCCTGCTGCGATCTATCATCTGTTGCTGTGACTGAGCTGATGTTCAGATTCTGCATTTGAAGCAAAGTCAATCTCATATAAAGCAACTACTCAGCTGTTACCAACTTTGTGTATCTTGTGTTTATGTAGCCTCTATTACAAGGTGGTTTATTATTAGTGGGTTTAATATATTGTACTACCATAGTCTGTAATTTCCTCTAAGCCTTTATAATCATGTAATGTTcaagaattcagaaaataaatcacttggACTATTTTTACTTGCGATTTTAGGGCCAATGTCCTTGCTGTCCTTATGGAGCAACAGGATTAATACTGCCAACTCTAGGAAACACCAGGAATTTATTGGTCGTTTGAACTCTGTCAACAATAAAGCTGAGCTATATCAAcatctgaaagaagaaaatgggttTGTATCAGTAAATGCATctctacaaataccttaaaatAGTCAATATGCAGTATGGAGGAATACTTCAGTTACATCATTAAAGACTTCTTACTCTTTTGAGAATTAAGGCATATAAATACATTCCTTTTTTCTCAGTATTGATGGATAACcacagcagtgtttgcttttcagctgtttgcatCTGCGCTGAGCAAGGCTGAATGCCAATAAACAGTCTTCCCTTTGCCTTAGTGATTGCTGTTGCAGCAAAACTCTTAAACTTCAGGGGGTTAAACAGTCGCCGAGTTGAGATTTCTTGTGCCAATCTGTTGCTTTAGCTTCCGGAGGAATGGCTAATATAAACATATTGTTGGTCAGTGGTTGAATGTTACGCTGTGCTGTAATGAAGTTGAATAGTAGTCCACATTCtagtaaaaaatactgaaaaaccACACCAGCCTCCTCTTAAGCAAATGAAATGGTGGTAGTCAGTGATCAGTGTGAGAAGGGTGAAAATGAAGACCTTGCAACAAATTGCTAAAGCTCAAATTTTAGAAAGTGATTCTGTTACTCATGAGTGTGGGCTTTTGTCTTTTAGTGAGGTTGATAATAGATAGCTTTTTGCAGTTGGTGCAGGAAAGTTTCTTCGCAGAAACCTTTCCTTTAGGTAGTGATTGCTGCTTGAAGAGGTATTAAGAGGAGATAAGATTGTGTATGTCGGGGGCAGGGAGAGACAGGGTAGGTAGTGAtgtaaaaaatttcaaaaaatatgtatctgaTTTTCTTAATCTATTGATTGTATTACCAATAATAAACCTTACCAATTGTTGTCTTGCATTTCAGAATGGAAAcgacagaaaatggaaaagcaggCCGACAGTGATGATTGCTTTGGACAAACCTTGTCtgaattgcaaaaatatttaatgctgGAATTGATATTGGTACCATTTCAGTACAATTGTATAGCTCAGTTTTGATTgggttttacatttttctattcTTATTTTTGCTATGAGATACAAAGTC includes:
- the INTS13 gene encoding integrator complex subunit 13 isoform X2; its protein translation is MKIFSESHKTVFVVDHCPYMAESCRQHVEFDMLVKNRTQGVIPLAPISKSLWTCSVESSMEYCRIMYDIFPFKKLVNFIVSDSGAHVLNSWTQEDQNLQELMAALAAVGPPNPRADPECCSILHGLVAAVEALCKITEYQHEARTMLMENAERVGNRGRIICITNAKSDSHVRMLEDCVQETIHEHNKLAANSDHLMQIQKCELVLIHTYPVGEDSLVSDRPKKELSPVLTSEVHSVRAGRHLATKLNVLVQQHFDLASTTITNIPMKEEQHANTSANYDVELLHHKEAHVDFLKSGDNHIGGNSREGTFKETVTLKWCTPRTNSVELHYCTGAYRISPVDVNSRPSSCLTNFLLNGRSVLLEQPRKSGSKVISHMLSSHGGEIFLHVLSSSRSILEDPPSISEGCGGRVTDYRITDFGEFMRENRLTPFLEPRYKIDGSLEIPLERAKDQLEKHTRYWPMIISQTTIFNMQAVVPLASVIVKEAMTDEDVLNCQKTIYNLVDMERKNDPLPISTVGTRGKGPKRDEQYRIMWNELETLVRAHTNNSEKHQRVLECLMACRSKPPEEEERKKRGRKREDKEDKSEKLGKDYESDKPWQESERLKGLLDREKEELAEAEVIKDSPDSPEPPNKKPLITMDEMPTVEKAKGPMSLLSLWSNRINTANSRKHQEFIGRLNSVNNKAELYQHLKEENGMETTENGKAGRQ
- the INTS13 gene encoding integrator complex subunit 13 isoform X1, giving the protein MKIFSESHKTVFVVDHCPYMAESCRQHVEFDMLVKNRTQGVIPLAPISKSLWTCSVESSMEYCRIMYDIFPFKKLVNFIVSDSGAHVLNSWTQEDQNLQELMAALAAVGPPNPRADPECCSILHGLVAAVEALCKITEYQHEARTMLMENAERVGNRGRIICITNAKSDSHVRMLEDCVQETIHEHNKLAANSDHLMQIQKCELVLIHTYPVGEDSLVSDRPKKELSPVLTSEVHSVRAGRHLATKLNVLVQQHFDLASTTITNIPMKPTFNVCDQEEQHANTSANYDVELLHHKEAHVDFLKSGDNHIGGNSREGTFKETVTLKWCTPRTNSVELHYCTGAYRISPVDVNSRPSSCLTNFLLNGRSVLLEQPRKSGSKVISHMLSSHGGEIFLHVLSSSRSILEDPPSISEGCGGRVTDYRITDFGEFMRENRLTPFLEPRYKIDGSLEIPLERAKDQLEKHTRYWPMIISQTTIFNMQAVVPLASVIVKEAMTDEDVLNCQKTIYNLVDMERKNDPLPISTVGTRGKGPKRDEQYRIMWNELETLVRAHTNNSEKHQRVLECLMACRSKPPEEEERKKRGRKREDKEDKSEKLGKDYESDKPWQESERLKGLLDREKEELAEAEVIKDSPDSPEPPNKKPLITMDEMPTVEKAKGPMSLLSLWSNRINTANSRKHQEFIGRLNSVNNKAELYQHLKEENGMETTENGKAGRQ